The following are encoded together in the Thalassolituus oleivorans MIL-1 genome:
- a CDS encoding DEAD/DEAH box helicase, which translates to MTLRRWQSECIGQALRHYRNQQHFFCQATPAAGKTRMAAELAKLLFAEGKIDAVICFAPACQIVDGFRRTFTKVLGRAFDGRMNAAGTAITYQSIEHQEESFWRLFEELRVFTVFDEIHHCSGGDEVQSPNIWGQRIIQRIQDSATYTLAMSGTPWRSDERSIALARYSTPEGRLVVDYQYSLKDAIQEGVCRAPRVTLVDNSEITLKRIDNIVDNYDGFSSLLNSSKATFESLVTHVGINRQLLLLAQKRLNEIRISMPDAAALVVASNIDHAYKVSELLQQMDEQVVVVTTHRNDANQVIDDFRSGLSRWIVAVGMVSEGTDIPRLQVCCYLSRIRTEMYFRQVLGRVLRQRSKTDNQAWMYMLAEPELSASAERLMDDLPEHLAVCEHLVRVEVVDEAWRAEDGFHTSQSPGFDFTSLKPSARTKEPGGAASPAEQLGQMILLGAFREKLLAFF; encoded by the coding sequence ATGACACTTCGGCGCTGGCAGTCAGAGTGCATTGGTCAGGCACTTAGGCATTACCGCAATCAGCAACATTTTTTCTGTCAGGCAACGCCCGCCGCGGGGAAGACACGCATGGCAGCAGAACTGGCCAAGCTTCTGTTTGCTGAAGGAAAAATTGATGCTGTTATCTGTTTTGCTCCCGCCTGTCAGATCGTTGATGGATTTCGCCGTACCTTTACGAAGGTACTAGGCAGAGCATTTGACGGCCGCATGAATGCAGCAGGGACGGCAATCACCTATCAATCCATCGAACATCAGGAGGAATCATTCTGGCGGCTGTTTGAGGAGCTGAGAGTATTCACGGTGTTCGATGAAATACACCACTGCTCAGGAGGTGATGAAGTCCAGAGCCCAAATATATGGGGTCAAAGAATCATTCAACGGATACAGGATTCGGCCACTTACACCTTGGCGATGTCCGGCACTCCTTGGCGTTCAGACGAACGGTCTATCGCCTTGGCTCGCTATTCAACTCCCGAGGGACGACTGGTCGTCGATTATCAGTATTCCTTGAAAGATGCCATCCAGGAGGGAGTCTGCAGGGCGCCGCGCGTTACGTTAGTGGATAACTCTGAGATCACATTGAAAAGAATCGATAACATCGTCGATAACTACGATGGATTCAGCTCTCTACTGAACAGCTCTAAAGCGACATTTGAAAGTCTGGTTACTCATGTTGGAATCAACCGGCAGTTACTTTTATTGGCACAGAAGCGTTTGAACGAAATACGGATATCGATGCCGGATGCTGCGGCCCTAGTCGTAGCATCGAATATTGACCACGCCTATAAAGTCTCAGAGCTGCTTCAGCAAATGGATGAACAGGTTGTCGTGGTTACCACTCATCGAAATGATGCCAATCAGGTGATTGATGACTTTAGATCAGGCCTGTCTCGCTGGATTGTCGCAGTGGGAATGGTGTCAGAAGGTACAGATATTCCTCGATTACAGGTCTGTTGTTATCTGAGTCGTATTCGAACAGAAATGTACTTCCGTCAGGTGCTGGGCAGAGTGCTGCGCCAGCGCAGCAAAACGGATAATCAGGCCTGGATGTATATGCTGGCCGAACCTGAACTGTCAGCCAGTGCCGAGCGACTGATGGATGACTTGCCGGAGCACTTGGCGGTGTGTGAGCACCTGGTTCGTGTAGAGGTGGTCGACGAAGCCTGGAGAGCAGAAGATGGATTCCATACCTCTCAATCGCCGGGTTTTGATTTTACCAGCCTGAAACCATCAGCGAGAACTAAGGAGCCAGGAGGTGCGGCTTCCCCTGCCGAGCAGCTTGGGCAGATGATCTTATTAGGCGCCTTTCGCGAGAAGTTACTAGCTTTTTTCTGA
- a CDS encoding DMT family transporter, translated as MFDRPRSSVQYMLLSALGFALMAACVKGAANSGIPVLEIVAARAIVSILLSYLDIKRKRLSVWGNNKPLLVARGSIGALALICVFYAVSTLPLAQATVLQYTYPAFTALIALWFLRESVQFSTMICIGMSIAGVIVMMQPNFHEGVLASTSMLSITAALVGALGSAVAYVMVRHLSQTEDSSVIIFYFPLVAFPIASAALLSADIFVSPNIEQLGLLLLVGIFTQVGQIGLTKAMAMAKAGKVAAYAYVQVIFSVILGWLFFTEIPSFWAAVGGLIIMSGALINTFYKR; from the coding sequence ATGTTCGACCGTCCAAGATCCAGTGTTCAATATATGCTACTTTCAGCGCTCGGTTTTGCGCTAATGGCCGCGTGCGTTAAAGGGGCCGCAAATAGCGGCATTCCCGTGCTAGAGATTGTTGCCGCCCGAGCGATCGTTTCCATACTCCTAAGCTACCTAGACATAAAACGTAAACGACTGTCTGTATGGGGTAACAATAAACCGTTGCTTGTTGCACGCGGTTCCATCGGGGCCCTGGCGCTCATATGCGTGTTTTACGCAGTCTCCACTTTACCGCTAGCTCAAGCTACTGTGCTGCAGTACACATATCCTGCGTTTACGGCGCTAATCGCCTTGTGGTTTCTAAGAGAGAGCGTCCAATTCTCAACCATGATTTGCATTGGTATGAGTATCGCGGGCGTCATCGTGATGATGCAGCCCAACTTTCATGAAGGAGTGCTCGCCAGTACATCCATGCTCAGCATAACTGCAGCCTTGGTTGGCGCTTTAGGTAGCGCAGTAGCCTATGTCATGGTGCGCCATCTGAGTCAAACGGAAGACTCCAGCGTCATCATCTTTTACTTCCCTTTAGTTGCCTTTCCAATTGCCTCCGCAGCCCTCCTGTCAGCCGACATATTTGTCTCGCCCAATATCGAACAGCTAGGGCTGCTATTGTTGGTTGGTATTTTTACTCAAGTTGGCCAAATAGGGCTTACGAAAGCAATGGCCATGGCGAAGGCTGGAAAAGTTGCAGCTTATGCTTACGTTCAGGTTATTTTTTCTGTGATACTAGGGTGGCTATTCTTCACTGAGATTCCCAGTTTTTGGGCTGCAGTTGGAGGCTTGATCATTATGTCAGGGGCTCTGATCAATACCTTCTACAAGCGTTAG
- a CDS encoding MATE family efflux transporter, giving the protein MGTTALTAQAYGRDTRTQAVNGIFSVLKNALWLAFPLALLITVIAQFMIPWLLPLFGDAQQSYNSPLQTHAQQYIEIRLLSVPAVLLQYTLVGWFIGLGKTRIPLLMLTSANVVNALLDYFFVYHLNMTSDGVAWGSVIGDYSASIIGAICVWHYYQNSNKNNSLSLSSPVFWLKRPHWRVIAPFIHINHQLFIRTLCLLSVFAFFTAQGARQGEEILAVNAVFITLLLLISNALDGFAHATESLVGQALGRARADLVKRILWLSGTNMMTMAALLSIGFFSFGPTLLTALTNNPDLVPRLEAYQDFLFLLPLVGVASYWLDGIFIGAAQTALMRNAMLAAALLVFLPLWWLLLPLSNYGLWLAFYGFLAARALFMLHGFLTLWRHPKKFM; this is encoded by the coding sequence ATGGGAACAACGGCGTTAACCGCACAAGCCTATGGTCGAGATACGAGAACTCAAGCAGTAAACGGGATTTTCAGTGTGCTCAAAAATGCACTCTGGCTCGCATTCCCTCTGGCGCTATTAATCACCGTTATTGCTCAATTCATGATTCCTTGGTTATTGCCGCTATTTGGCGATGCACAACAATCGTACAACTCACCACTGCAAACACACGCCCAACAATACATTGAAATCCGCTTACTTAGCGTACCCGCGGTATTACTGCAGTACACCTTAGTTGGCTGGTTTATTGGCCTCGGGAAAACTCGTATTCCACTACTTATGCTAACCAGTGCCAACGTAGTGAATGCGCTACTCGACTACTTCTTTGTTTATCACCTCAATATGACCAGCGATGGCGTCGCATGGGGTAGCGTGATTGGTGATTACAGCGCCAGTATCATTGGCGCAATCTGTGTTTGGCATTACTATCAGAATAGTAATAAGAATAATTCCCTGTCGCTCAGCTCCCCTGTCTTCTGGCTAAAACGTCCTCACTGGCGAGTGATTGCTCCCTTTATACACATTAATCATCAACTATTTATCCGTACTCTTTGCTTACTCAGTGTGTTCGCTTTTTTTACCGCCCAAGGAGCCCGACAAGGAGAAGAAATTCTCGCCGTGAATGCGGTGTTTATCACCTTGTTACTCCTCATTTCCAATGCTCTCGATGGCTTTGCCCATGCTACAGAAAGCTTAGTTGGACAAGCCCTAGGCCGTGCTCGCGCAGACTTAGTAAAACGCATTTTATGGTTGTCCGGCACGAATATGATGACGATGGCTGCTTTGCTGTCGATTGGCTTTTTCAGTTTTGGCCCAACGCTATTAACCGCTCTCACCAACAACCCCGACCTAGTTCCGCGTTTAGAGGCGTATCAAGATTTCTTATTTCTATTGCCCTTGGTCGGTGTTGCCAGTTATTGGCTCGATGGTATTTTTATTGGCGCCGCACAAACAGCATTGATGCGTAACGCCATGCTAGCCGCAGCATTGCTGGTGTTCTTACCTTTATGGTGGCTTCTATTACCCTTATCTAATTACGGGTTATGGCTCGCTTTTTACGGCTTTTTAGCCGCTCGCGCTCTGTTTATGCTGCACGGTTTTTTGACACTCTGGCGGCACCCGAAAAAATTTATGTAA
- a CDS encoding LysR family transcriptional regulator, translated as MDSGYRWDDLRVAYQVAESGSLSRAGKQLGINHTTVLRAVNRLEQQLNLRLFIRHQRGYQLTDAGHLMLEKMRPIVADMQLLFNTLSSIESSPSGTLRISTVSDFSAFFAPLLHGFRQQYPQIRVQIVATDDVLSLASGDIHVAIRIGQEPREPDIIAKRLISVKLQYYAAQSYIDNYGVPRSLADVNRHLWVMPSGEKMRLAGIDQVFERLDFQQVAYQSNSFNDIESAIREGMGIGPLSMVRKPLGSEDGLQVVDFGLRTGSADMWFVYHKDLRQSTRIRALQDFLIAHLPAV; from the coding sequence ATGGATTCAGGGTATCGCTGGGATGACTTGAGAGTGGCCTACCAAGTTGCAGAATCAGGTAGTTTGAGCCGAGCGGGTAAGCAGTTGGGTATTAATCATACAACGGTGTTACGAGCGGTTAATCGCTTAGAACAGCAACTCAATTTGCGCCTCTTTATTCGCCATCAGCGCGGTTATCAGTTAACGGATGCAGGACATTTGATGCTAGAGAAAATGCGCCCGATCGTCGCGGATATGCAGTTGCTGTTTAATACGCTGTCGTCGATTGAAAGTTCGCCCTCAGGGACGTTACGTATTTCGACCGTATCGGATTTTTCCGCTTTCTTTGCGCCGCTGCTTCATGGTTTTCGGCAGCAATATCCGCAAATTCGTGTGCAAATTGTTGCCACTGATGATGTCTTGTCTCTTGCCAGTGGAGATATTCATGTTGCCATTCGTATTGGTCAAGAACCGCGTGAGCCAGACATTATTGCCAAGCGTTTAATATCCGTAAAGTTGCAATATTATGCAGCCCAAAGCTATATCGATAACTATGGTGTACCTCGATCATTGGCAGACGTAAATCGTCATTTGTGGGTCATGCCTAGCGGCGAGAAAATGCGTCTCGCGGGTATTGATCAGGTATTTGAGCGGTTGGATTTTCAACAAGTGGCATATCAGAGTAATAGTTTTAACGATATAGAGTCAGCTATTCGCGAAGGTATGGGGATAGGCCCATTAAGCATGGTGCGTAAGCCACTAGGCTCAGAAGATGGATTGCAGGTAGTTGATTTTGGTTTGCGCACAGGCTCGGCTGATATGTGGTTCGTATATCATAAGGACTTACGTCAAAGCACACGTATTCGAGCTTTGCAGGATTTCCTGATAGCGCATTTACCTGCGGTTTAG
- a CDS encoding cytochrome b, with protein sequence MSGNLKNTPLGYGWIAILLHWTMALAIFAMFGLGLYMVELTYYDAWYKGSLDLHKSAGILIALLWLTRVCWRLLNPTPKPLSEKPLENKAAHIAHLGLYTLMVALFISGYLISTADGLAISVFGLFDVPATLTGNEQADLAGEIHEWLAWSLIALATLHGLAALKHHFIDKDKTLVRMVRPESGSN encoded by the coding sequence ATGTCAGGCAATTTAAAGAACACCCCGCTTGGTTATGGCTGGATAGCCATCCTACTCCATTGGACTATGGCTCTAGCCATCTTTGCTATGTTTGGATTAGGCCTCTACATGGTTGAACTAACCTATTACGACGCTTGGTACAAAGGCTCCCTCGACCTACATAAGAGTGCCGGTATATTAATCGCATTGCTGTGGCTTACTCGTGTGTGCTGGCGTTTACTGAACCCAACACCAAAACCTTTGTCGGAAAAACCGTTAGAAAATAAAGCGGCCCACATTGCGCACTTAGGTTTATATACCTTGATGGTAGCCTTGTTCATCAGCGGCTATTTAATCTCCACGGCGGATGGCCTAGCCATCAGCGTGTTTGGCTTGTTCGATGTTCCCGCAACACTCACGGGCAATGAGCAAGCGGATTTAGCGGGTGAGATTCACGAATGGCTGGCTTGGTCGCTCATTGCCTTAGCGACGCTGCATGGCTTAGCTGCTTTAAAACATCACTTTATCGACAAAGATAAAACATTGGTGCGCATGGTTAGACCCGAATCAGGCTCAAATTAA
- a CDS encoding YceI family protein — protein MKKLLLTLAFSAATLAAPLTQAATYTVDHQGAHASVNFKIKHLGYSWLVGRFNTFEGTFEYDAAAPEKSAINVTIDTTSIDSNHAERDKHLRGSDFLDTGKFPQASFKSTGFKTTGEGTGIITGDFTLHGVTKSISFPVTRIGEGSDPWGGYRAGFEGSTTLTLKDYGIDYNLGPASTQVEIDLYIEGVRQ, from the coding sequence ATGAAAAAACTACTATTAACGTTGGCATTCAGCGCGGCGACATTAGCGGCTCCATTAACCCAAGCAGCCACTTATACTGTCGATCACCAAGGCGCACATGCTTCGGTCAATTTTAAGATCAAACATCTTGGATACAGCTGGTTGGTCGGCCGTTTCAACACCTTCGAAGGCACGTTTGAATATGATGCAGCTGCGCCAGAAAAATCTGCTATTAATGTGACCATTGATACTACCAGCATTGATTCAAACCATGCCGAGCGCGACAAGCATCTTCGCGGCAGTGATTTTTTAGATACCGGTAAATTCCCACAAGCCTCATTTAAAAGCACTGGCTTTAAAACAACCGGCGAAGGCACTGGTATCATTACCGGCGACTTCACCCTGCATGGCGTCACCAAAAGCATTAGCTTTCCGGTCACTCGCATCGGCGAAGGTAGTGATCCATGGGGCGGATATCGTGCCGGCTTTGAAGGCTCAACCACGCTGACTCTAAAAGACTATGGTATCGACTATAATTTAGGCCCAGCATCAACTCAGGTTGAAATTGATCTGTATATCGAAGGTGTTCGTCAGTAA
- a CDS encoding anti-sigma factor, with amino-acid sequence MNYLTEERKDALAAEYVLGTLHGAARSRFQRLMREHAEIRERVYYWERTLAPMTERLLDAVPSPQLLRKIQLRLGHLPEAANDTEDAIEHAAEEAAANTNWGWLAALSTAAMLVLAVLLVMPGKQGAVPLAQQIAIIQNAQQQPLWLLELSDDVLHVQATAAVEQSADHDYELWIVAADGRAPISLGVVPESGVLDVPRHDAFDNLQIAALAISLEQPGGSVTGLPGQVLYTATLTTL; translated from the coding sequence ATGAACTACCTGACTGAAGAACGGAAGGATGCGCTAGCGGCAGAGTATGTGCTGGGTACGTTACATGGCGCTGCGAGATCACGCTTTCAACGCTTGATGCGAGAGCACGCTGAAATTCGTGAACGCGTTTATTACTGGGAGCGCACCTTAGCACCAATGACCGAGAGGTTATTAGATGCCGTTCCGTCACCACAATTGCTGCGTAAAATACAATTACGCCTTGGGCATTTGCCTGAAGCAGCAAATGATACGGAAGATGCTATTGAGCATGCGGCAGAAGAAGCCGCAGCAAATACCAACTGGGGTTGGTTAGCGGCGTTATCAACGGCTGCTATGCTAGTGCTCGCGGTGCTTTTGGTGATGCCTGGCAAGCAGGGTGCCGTACCTTTAGCACAGCAGATTGCGATTATCCAAAATGCTCAACAGCAGCCGTTATGGTTGCTGGAATTAAGTGATGATGTGCTGCATGTGCAAGCGACTGCAGCGGTTGAGCAAAGTGCCGATCATGACTATGAGTTATGGATAGTGGCGGCAGACGGACGTGCGCCTATCTCATTGGGTGTTGTTCCTGAATCTGGGGTGCTCGATGTGCCGCGTCACGATGCTTTCGATAATCTACAGATTGCCGCGTTAGCAATTAGCTTGGAGCAACCGGGTGGTTCTGTCACCGGCCTGCCGGGGCAGGTTCTGTACACCGCGACGCTGACAACCTTGTGA
- a CDS encoding RNA polymerase sigma factor has protein sequence MDLEIELRLLTETAQGREDAFAKLYERTNRRLYAVALNLLRQPDRAEEAVQEAYVRIWYNAGEYHQERGSVLTWMSSIVRYRCLDMLRSRKLREDKQDEFEGDESLPETEQTNLLDDLVLKEDAPQLGACMQTLDEGEQHAIHLAYFRGLTHSEITEQLGSPLGSVKSWIRRGLQRLKRCLES, from the coding sequence ATGGATTTAGAAATTGAATTGCGACTCTTAACTGAGACGGCGCAAGGGCGAGAAGACGCTTTTGCCAAATTATATGAGCGTACTAACAGGCGTTTGTACGCGGTAGCACTTAACTTACTGCGTCAGCCTGATAGGGCAGAAGAGGCCGTACAAGAAGCTTATGTGCGCATTTGGTACAACGCTGGTGAATATCACCAAGAGCGTGGCTCGGTACTTACTTGGATGAGCAGTATCGTCAGATATCGCTGCTTAGACATGCTGCGTAGCCGCAAGTTACGGGAAGATAAGCAGGATGAATTTGAGGGTGACGAGTCGTTACCAGAGACTGAGCAAACCAATTTATTGGATGATTTAGTGTTAAAGGAAGATGCACCGCAGTTGGGTGCCTGTATGCAGACGTTGGACGAGGGAGAGCAGCACGCCATTCACTTGGCCTATTTCCGCGGACTAACGCATAGTGAGATTACTGAGCAGCTGGGATCGCCGCTGGGTTCGGTTAAAAGCTGGATTCGTCGAGGTTTGCAGCGCCTAAAGAGGTGTCTGGAATCATGA
- a CDS encoding TraR/DksA family transcriptional regulator, translating into MNTEAIRDRLVARQKVLLERANKVERDASHRDAPLSADFAEQATERENDDVLLALGDEWHHELQDIDHALDKLENGTYGECDTCGESINPARLEAIPTAHQCMMCAD; encoded by the coding sequence ATGAATACTGAAGCAATCCGCGACCGTTTAGTGGCACGCCAAAAAGTGTTGCTTGAACGTGCGAATAAGGTCGAGCGCGATGCTAGCCACCGAGATGCCCCCTTGTCCGCAGATTTTGCTGAGCAAGCTACCGAGCGTGAAAATGACGATGTGTTGTTGGCGCTAGGTGATGAGTGGCACCACGAACTACAAGATATTGATCATGCACTCGATAAACTAGAAAACGGTACCTACGGTGAATGCGATACCTGTGGAGAAAGCATCAACCCTGCGCGACTAGAAGCGATTCCAACCGCGCATCAATGCATGATGTGTGCAGATTAG
- a CDS encoding OsmC family protein — MADHVIKIEWQAQGEFSHEGFERRHSIQFQSDVSIAAGGAGNEYGADPEQMLAAAMASCHMQTFLALAAKKRLKVESYSDTAEAELSQRDDGKFWVSRITLNPKATFSGDKIPDTEAIRAMHDKAHEHCFIANSTSSEVVVNIA; from the coding sequence ATGGCTGATCACGTAATTAAAATCGAATGGCAAGCGCAGGGCGAGTTCTCGCACGAAGGCTTTGAACGTCGCCACAGTATTCAATTTCAATCCGATGTCAGCATTGCTGCTGGTGGCGCAGGTAACGAATACGGTGCCGATCCAGAGCAAATGTTGGCGGCGGCGATGGCCAGTTGTCATATGCAAACATTTCTAGCTTTGGCTGCTAAAAAACGTTTAAAGGTAGAGAGCTATAGCGACACTGCAGAGGCTGAATTAAGCCAACGCGATGACGGTAAATTTTGGGTTAGTCGTATTACGCTAAATCCCAAAGCTACGTTTAGCGGCGATAAAATTCCGGACACTGAGGCTATCCGTGCTATGCACGATAAGGCGCATGAACATTGTTTTATTGCTAATTCGACCTCGAGTGAAGTGGTCGTGAATATCGCCTAA
- a CDS encoding Tll0287-like domain-containing protein, producing MRKLVIMYLCFFGVSLHAGDIESLTLEARSQSKMLGQSLMAVLKTSLQNDGPEAAITVCNLNAPDIAGSLSQGDWRVGRTSLKIRNSDNAPDAWEKQTLNEFNDRIQAGENPMMVEASTVIDGEFRYMKAIPTAEMCVTCHGSNVAASVASKIHELYPADQAVGFNVGDLRGAFTLRKTLQE from the coding sequence GTGCGCAAGTTAGTGATTATGTACTTATGTTTTTTCGGTGTATCCCTGCATGCCGGAGATATTGAATCGTTAACATTAGAGGCTCGTTCTCAAAGTAAAATGCTAGGGCAGTCGTTAATGGCCGTTTTGAAAACGAGCCTGCAAAACGATGGTCCTGAAGCGGCAATTACCGTATGTAATTTGAATGCGCCAGACATTGCCGGAAGTTTAAGTCAAGGTGATTGGCGTGTTGGCCGTACCTCATTAAAAATACGCAATAGTGATAATGCTCCCGATGCCTGGGAAAAGCAGACGCTAAACGAATTCAATGATCGAATTCAGGCGGGTGAAAACCCTATGATGGTTGAAGCCAGTACGGTTATTGACGGCGAATTTCGTTATATGAAAGCTATCCCTACTGCGGAAATGTGTGTCACTTGTCACGGCTCTAATGTGGCAGCCTCAGTGGCTAGCAAAATACACGAACTGTATCCTGCCGATCAGGCCGTTGGCTTCAATGTCGGCGATCTTCGTGGAGCCTTTACTTTGCGAAAAACCTTACAGGAATAA
- a CDS encoding rhodanese-like domain-containing protein has protein sequence MTMKKEDFLAAAQASISPITANDAEALLASGAIVLDVREPAEYDVGHLPTAVNVPRGVLEFRVGDHPALTDTSATILLYCKNGGRSALAAHTLKQMGFDNVRMLVGGFDGWTGTVHKIEVDPSVYQ, from the coding sequence ATGACGATGAAAAAAGAAGATTTTTTAGCCGCCGCTCAAGCATCGATTTCACCGATTACCGCGAATGATGCTGAAGCCTTATTAGCATCTGGTGCTATTGTTTTAGATGTGCGTGAACCGGCGGAATATGATGTTGGACATTTACCGACAGCAGTTAATGTTCCGCGTGGCGTATTAGAATTTCGCGTCGGTGACCATCCCGCTTTAACTGATACTTCAGCGACAATTTTGTTGTACTGCAAAAATGGCGGTCGTAGCGCTTTGGCGGCACATACGCTCAAACAGATGGGATTCGATAACGTACGTATGCTGGTTGGCGGTTTTGATGGATGGACAGGTACTGTTCATAAAATTGAAGTTGACCCTAGTGTTTATCAGTAG
- a CDS encoding cyd operon YbgE family protein, translating into MSQSEKVEAAVSADGDHKTPINYRAYGPLYNVWARALSLVTALGLSGALLVMPHLVAVDTMSLKHGPLSLAMWGISAGFVHGIGYIPEMRIWRFTLGPVIAWPIMMWTAYSWFSGYLN; encoded by the coding sequence ATGTCCCAGAGTGAAAAAGTAGAGGCGGCGGTAAGCGCGGATGGCGATCACAAAACGCCGATTAATTACCGCGCTTATGGTCCTCTTTATAACGTTTGGGCGAGAGCGCTGTCATTAGTGACCGCGCTTGGATTGTCTGGTGCATTGCTGGTTATGCCTCATTTAGTGGCTGTCGATACCATGAGTTTAAAACATGGTCCGCTATCTTTGGCTATGTGGGGCATTAGTGCCGGTTTTGTGCATGGCATTGGTTATATTCCTGAAATGCGTATATGGCGTTTTACATTAGGCCCTGTGATTGCTTGGCCGATTATGATGTGGACAGCCTACAGCTGGTTTTCTGGCTACTTAAACTGA
- the cydX gene encoding cytochrome bd-I oxidase subunit CydX, with protein MWYFAWILGVLLACSFGIINALWLEVSENLDRDADVPE; from the coding sequence ATGTGGTATTTCGCTTGGATTTTAGGCGTATTGTTGGCTTGTTCATTCGGCATTATTAATGCGCTGTGGTTAGAAGTGAGTGAAAACTTAGATCGTGATGCTGATGTCCCAGAGTGA
- the cydB gene encoding cytochrome d ubiquinol oxidase subunit II, translating to MDYETLKLAWWVLIGVLLIGFAVTDGFDMGVGALLRIIGKTDNERRVMMNTIGPHWDGNQVWFITAGGAIFAAWPIVYATAFSGFYWALLLVLFALFFRPVGFEYRSKIDDPRWRGAWDWGLTVGGAVPALVFGVAFGNLLVGVPFGLDEFMRSTYTGSFWALLNPFALLTGVISLLMLAMHGGTYLQMRTDGALHERARKTSLYLAVVVAVAFAVAGFWVANLDGYVISAINDVTKAVTPLQKEVMLQSGGWLENYGRYPWMMSAPAMGFIGLLFTALFSIANRGALAFVSSSFALTGIICTAGFSLFPFIMPSSTFPAQSLTVWDVVSSELTLNIMFWVAMFFVPIILSYTAWGYYKMRGRLTTDFIESNKYSTY from the coding sequence ATGGATTATGAAACATTAAAACTCGCTTGGTGGGTGTTGATCGGTGTTCTGCTGATTGGCTTTGCGGTAACTGATGGCTTTGATATGGGCGTGGGTGCCTTATTACGCATTATTGGTAAAACCGACAATGAACGCCGCGTTATGATGAATACCATTGGCCCGCACTGGGATGGTAATCAGGTGTGGTTTATTACGGCTGGTGGTGCCATTTTTGCGGCATGGCCAATTGTATATGCCACGGCATTTTCAGGTTTTTATTGGGCGTTACTTTTGGTGCTATTTGCCTTATTTTTTCGTCCGGTAGGGTTTGAATATCGCTCTAAAATTGATGATCCACGCTGGCGTGGAGCTTGGGATTGGGGCTTAACCGTTGGTGGAGCCGTTCCTGCTTTAGTCTTTGGCGTCGCATTTGGTAATTTACTGGTGGGCGTTCCTTTTGGTTTGGATGAGTTTATGCGCTCCACCTACACCGGATCGTTTTGGGCATTATTGAATCCATTTGCCTTGTTGACGGGTGTCATCAGTTTATTGATGTTGGCGATGCATGGCGGGACTTATTTGCAAATGCGTACCGATGGCGCTTTGCACGAGCGTGCGCGGAAAACCTCTTTGTATTTAGCTGTTGTGGTTGCTGTAGCATTTGCCGTTGCTGGTTTTTGGGTCGCTAATCTTGATGGTTATGTCATTAGCGCTATTAACGATGTGACCAAGGCAGTAACGCCGTTGCAAAAAGAAGTGATGCTGCAGTCGGGTGGGTGGTTGGAAAATTATGGTCGTTATCCTTGGATGATGAGTGCGCCCGCGATGGGGTTTATTGGTTTATTGTTTACGGCCTTATTTTCAATTGCCAATCGAGGGGCACTAGCCTTTGTTTCTAGCTCTTTTGCTCTAACCGGAATTATTTGCACTGCCGGTTTTAGCTTGTTCCCATTTATTATGCCGTCGAGCACATTCCCCGCTCAAAGCTTGACCGTGTGGGATGTTGTTTCGAGTGAATTAACGCTGAATATTATGTTCTGGGTGGCTATGTTTTTCGTCCCTATTATTTTGAGTTACACCGCATGGGGTTACTACAAAATGCGTGGTCGTTTAACTACCGATTTTATTGAAAGCAATAAATACAGTACTTACTAG